One part of the Solanum dulcamara chromosome 3, daSolDulc1.2, whole genome shotgun sequence genome encodes these proteins:
- the LOC129883322 gene encoding protein TIC 22-like, chloroplastic: MDFFKAKQSSSSPATPPHLQLQQTFKNLQTHFTNFLQTTIPKLNTLNSSQNSPPWAKIGVKKQSLSTETIEERLGGIPVYALSNASQEFVLVSGVSTGKSLGLFCFSEADAEALRQQMESMDPSMRNGSRVVPVALNKVFQLKVDGVAFRLIPEASQVKNAIKERERTGMTDESFYGVPVFQSRSLILRSQNKRYRPVFFRKEDLETSLVRASQQQGRLNPALKGDIQVGVLENIIQGMKDSSTSKWDDVVFVPPGFDVSADPSQK; encoded by the exons atGGATTTCTTCAAAGCCAAACAATCATCATCTTCTCCAGCAACACCACCACACCTTCAGCTCCAACAAACCTTCAAGAATCTGCAGACACACTTCACCAATTTCCTTCAAACCACTATTCCCAAACTCAACACCCTTAATTCTTCTCAAAATTCACCCCCATGGGCTAAAATTGGTGTAAAAAAGCAATCTTTATCTACTGAAACCATAGAAGAGCGGTTGGGTGGAATACCTGTGTATGCCCTTAGCAATGCTTCTCAAGAATTTGTGTTGGTTTCGGGTGTTAGTACTGGAAAAAGTCTGGGGTTGTTTTGCTTTAGTGAAGCTGATGCTGAAGCACTTCGTCAGCAGATGGAATCAATGGACCCCTCTATGCGAAACGGCTCTCGGGTTGTTCCTGTTGCTCTCAACAAG GTTTTCCAGCTCAAAGTTGACGGAGTTGCTTTCAGGTTGATACCAGAGGCATCTCAAGTAAAGAATGCAATAAAG GAAAGGGAAAGGACTGGAATGACTGATGAGAGCTTTTATGGTGTTCCGGTTTTTCAG TCGAGGAGCTTAATTCTAAGAAGCCAAAACAAGAGATATCGTCCTGTTTTCTTCAGGAAG GAGGACCTAGAAACTTCATTAGTAAGAGCTTCTCAGCAGCAAGGGCGATTGAATCCTGCTTTGAAAGGAGATATTCAG GTTGGCGTTCTGGAGAATATAATACAAGGTATGAAG GATTCTTCGACATCAAAGTGGGACGACGTTGTATTTGTTCCTCCAGGTTTCGATGTTTCAGCAGATCCCTCCCAGAAGTAA
- the LOC129883323 gene encoding uncharacterized protein LOC129883323, whose protein sequence is MESQDHKITTPSGPENHGPHLCHKCGWPFPNPHPSARHRRAHKKVCGKIEGYKLSESEAGNSTHSAVSDDEHHSDGDQQTPSPIGRKTSVKDGSSGDKSYRSEDETFSDAVTEFSDSGISPGMEEPLEGVKSMNINVKKVDDELMKADSIGGISVSVTDNRHTAEINDPESLESATNQPVADKSLGSKLDRPVNVQSDASPVKSEIPVDASLQEIKETESIEAKQVQVSSGQPNDLKGIEAINAGEGLVDAVEASFEVSQSVVSDTDEKTSNNESYESKPQEAEGKRSDPLSLSSDLLGANRKFSVVESKLLEAEEQATDSVPNEAELQHNEKENPNSADLKLAFSEAEVKSLDGVDAYKEHEQLDKAEQDKQRISTELSPYAAPILESKAVSPNEIDGGRQMELSDSSKAEERREDVHVVSLAKDLPALDNPELLKDFKDYNKFKSSFPLDLGSSEEIFSAKDDAVAASEVSQSFVDTGRSDGSISSVALDVSRDQVSEEKVAVSAEGKTDSSGLASNPNTLQCGVSSIPNSNSLQEPEDSSKNSLSSYQEEAKQSTKVDDPVIERTEETSFTMAEDNKGGHPENELLAKNETAPVATSCLSEAIQTAVTLGGSDHDEHEKVRTECPIVAGAETEKEMTKEKLPGVSEGDKTICPVGGHNDHAIVTDTTVHESREEICHEASEDSSINKDSKALDSASATGLDSKVISDCDVKEPTGLNSRVVDTDLYSRVVDNSHAGDVLKSATGVISSASQNEGDDKLIKQHDTVSAVDTPLTSSSRTDSLDANWGSISVLSTQSESTAVPDAERTDTRGLEKSEHDLQKPTSGAEECHPDMTLVESGESSANKKATASEIEIQLNAQRTKTEALKAGWFPSITNVVNESQGRKKNEEIIAKVTNWSTGKQQHTPLKSLLGEARSPNLKQVPPSVNKKDETASTKTPTVNSILSSDAPTAVSKEAEKEWNSPARYPVDIKKEKRKTKPYWVPFVCCSSVHQDA, encoded by the exons ATGGAGAGCCAAGATCACAAAATAACAACCCCATCAg GGCCTGAGAATCATGGGCCACATTTGTGTCATAAATGTGGTTGGCCTTTTCCAAACCCGCATCCTAGTGCTAGACACAGAAGGGCTCACAAGAAGGTCTGTggaaaaattgaaggatataAGCTTAGTGAATCTGAAGCAGGTAATTCTACCCATTCAGCAGTTTCTGATGACGAGCATCACTCAGATGGAGATCAGCAAACTCCCA GTCCTATTGGTAGAAAGACAAGTGTTAAAGACGGTAGTAGTGGTGACAAATCATATCGATCAGAGGACGAAACTTTCTCTGATGCTGTCACAGAGTTTTCTGATAGTGGGATTAGCCCTGGCATGGAAGAGCCTCTGGAGGGTGTCAAAAGTATGAATATAAATGTGAAAAAAGTTGATGATGAATTAATGAAGGCTGATTCAATTGGAG GTATCTCAGTTTCTGTAACTGACAACCGGCACACTGCCGAAATAAATGATCCAGAGTCACTTGAAAGTGCAACCAATCAGCCAGTGGCAGATAAATCTTTGGGCTCAAAGCTTGACAGACCGGTCAACGTACAATCAGATGCCAGCCCTGTTAAATCCGAGATCCCAGTGGATGCTTCTCTGCAGGAGATAAAAGAAACTGAATCTATTGAAGCCAAGCAAGTGCAGGTGTCTTCTGGCCAGCCAAATGATTTGAAGGGGATAGAAGCTATCAATGCCGGTGAAGGTTTAGTTGATGCTGTTGAGGCTTCTTTTGAAGTGTCTCAATCAGTGGTATCTGATACAGATGAAAAGACGTCAAATAATGAAAGTTATGAGTCAAAGCCACAGGAGGCAGAGGGAAAAAGGTCAGACCCTTTAAGCTTGTCTTCTGATTTACTTGGTGCAAATAGAAAATTTTCAGTTGTGgagtctaagttacttgaggcAGAGGAGCAAGCCACAGATAGTGTTCCCAATGAAGCGGAACTACAGCATAACGAGAAAGAAAATCCCAATTCTGCGGACTTGAAATTAGCCTTTTCCGAAGCTGAAGTTAAATCTTTAGATGGTGTGGATGCATATAAGGAGcatgagcaacttgataaggCGGAGCAGGACAAACAGAGAATCTCCACTGAACTTTCACCTTATGCTGCACCCATATTGGAATCAAAAGCTGTTTCGCCTAATGAAATAGATGGTGGTCGTCAAATGGAGCTTTCTGACTCATCCAAAGCTGAGGAACGGAGGGAAGATGTGCATGTGGTGTCTTTGGCTAAAGATTTACCTGCATTAGACAACCCTGAACTGCTTAAAGATTTTAAAGACTACAATAAATTCAAATCTAGTTTTCCATTGGATCTAGGCTCTTCTGAAGAAATTTTCTCTGCAAAAGATGATGCTGTTGCTGCATCAGAGGTGTCTCAATCTTTTGTGGACACTGGCAGATCTGATGGAAGCATATCCTCAGTAGCTTTGGATGTTTCAAGGGATCAGGTTAGTGAAGAAAAGGTGGCAGTATCCGCAGAGGGTAAAACAGATTCAAGTGGATTAGCATCCAATCCAAATACCTTACAGTGTGGAGTGTCGAGTATTCCTAACTCCAATAGTCTTCAAGAACCTGAAGACTCATCAAAGAATTCTCTTTCATCTTACCAGGAAGAAGCCAAGCAGTCAACAAAAGTTGATGATCCTGTAATTGAAAGAACCGAAGAAACAAGTTTTACCATGGCAGAGGATAACAAGGGTGGACATCCAGAAAATGAGCTTCTTGCAAAAAATGAAACAGCCCCTGTAGCCACTTCTTGTTTGTCTGAAGCTATTCAAACTGCGGTCACTCTTGGAGGAAGTGACCATGACGAACATGAAAAGGTCAGAACCGAATGCCCAATTGTAGCTGGGGCTGAAACTGAGAAAGAAATGACCAAGGAAAAGCTGCCAGGAGTTTCTGAAGGTGATAAAACTATCTGCCCAGTTGGAGGACATAATGACCATGCTATAGTTACAGACACAACTGTTCATGAAAGCCGGGAAGAAATTTGCCATGAAGCCTCTGAAGACAGCTCAATTAACAAGGATTCCAAAGCATTGGATTCTGCAAGTGCAACTGGATTGGATTCCAAAGTAATCAGTGATTGTGACGTGAAAGAGCCCACTGGTTTGAACAGTCGTGTTGTCGATACTGATTTGTACAGTCGTGTTGTCGATAACTCCCATGCAGGAGATGTCCTTAAAAGTGCCACTGGTGTCATTTCATCAGCCTCACAGAATGAGGGTGATGACAAGCTCATAAAACAGCATGACACTGTTTCTGCAGTGGATACACCATTGACATCGAGTAGTAGAACGGATAGCTTGGATGCCAACTGGggttctatatcag TTCTTTCTACCCAGTCCGAGTCGACAGCTGTTCCTGATGCCGAAAGAACTGATACTCGAGGACTCGAGAAGTCAGAGCATGACTTGCAGAAACCAACTTCTGGAGCTGAGGAGTGCCATCCTGACATGACATTGGTTGAATCGGGTGAAAGTAGTGCTAACAAGAAAGCCACTGCTTCAGAGATCGAAATACAGCTGAACGCTCAACGGACGAAAACAGAAGCTCTGAAAGCAGGGTGGTTCCCTTCTATTACCAATGTGGTGAATGAATCTCAAGGGAGAAAGAAGAACGAGGAGATTATTGCAAAAGTAACAAACTGGAGCACAGGGAAGCAGCAACACACTCCCTTGAAAAGTCTACTTGGTGAAGCCAGATCTCCAAACTTAAAACAAGTTCCGCCTTCAGTTAACAAGAAAGATGAAACTGCCAGTACTAAGACACCAACAGTGAACTCGATTTTGAGCTCAGATGCACCAACTGCTGTCAGTAAGGAGGCAGAGAAAGAATGGAATTCTCCCGCGAGGTATCCAGTTGACATCAAGAAGGAAAAGAGGAAGACGAAACCATATTGGGTACCATTTGTTTGCTGCTCTTCAGTACATCAAGATGCATAG